The following are encoded together in the Pseudoxanthomonas sp. YR558 genome:
- a CDS encoding TlpA disulfide reductase family protein, with translation MKATTSRVLLVAAAAGGLGLLASLWFNGNPFWRTQVGERALHAATNATAPAPPAGVTPAGIGDPMPAIALPGLDGAIVDLRARYAGKRLLINVWASWCGPCIEEMPELDRFAAAQGDDGVQVIGLALDTPEGVRDFTAKIPVRYPIVLDTPGPADASVWLGNAKGVLPYTVLVDADGRIARQKIGPFTHGEISGWVD, from the coding sequence ATGAAGGCCACCACATCACGCGTGCTGCTGGTGGCGGCGGCCGCGGGCGGCTTGGGCCTGCTGGCCAGCCTGTGGTTCAACGGCAATCCCTTCTGGCGCACGCAGGTGGGCGAACGCGCGCTGCACGCGGCGACGAACGCCACGGCGCCCGCGCCACCGGCTGGCGTCACGCCTGCGGGCATCGGCGACCCCATGCCGGCCATCGCGTTGCCGGGACTGGATGGCGCCATCGTCGACCTGCGCGCGCGCTATGCGGGCAAGCGCTTGCTGATCAACGTCTGGGCGAGTTGGTGCGGGCCGTGCATCGAGGAGATGCCGGAGCTCGACCGCTTCGCCGCTGCGCAGGGCGACGACGGCGTGCAGGTGATCGGACTCGCGCTGGACACGCCCGAGGGCGTGCGCGACTTCACTGCGAAAATCCCGGTGCGCTACCCGATCGTGCTCGATACGCCAGGCCCGGCCGACGCCAGCGTCTGGCTGGGCAACGCCAAGGGCGTGCTGCCCTACACCGTACTGGTGGACGCCGATGGCCGCATCGCGCGCCAGAAGATCGGCCCGTTCACCCACGGCGAAATCAGCGGCTGGGTCGACTGA